The following coding sequences lie in one Danio rerio strain Tuebingen ecotype United States chromosome 3, GRCz12tu, whole genome shotgun sequence genomic window:
- the si:ch73-141c7.1 gene encoding coenzyme Q-binding protein COQ10 homolog, mitochondrial: MAKKATSLFLRAMEISEKQSFDVMRRNSSCTIRHLSSCGILETRRVSLPTPPSASSQMVPSRSFINLTAPLIMRRMEYSESRSINYSPEQMYDVVANVEQYQQFVPWCKKSKVTRGRNGDMRAQLEIGFPPIVERYTSEVTVIPNHQVRAVCTDGSLFNHLETLWRFTPGAAGQSCNVEFFVTFEFKSLLHSQLATMFFDEVVKQMVNAFETRAKKLYGTGVHRQQASLRRAI, encoded by the exons ATGGCAAAGAAGGCCACTTCGCTTTTCCTTCGGGCTATGGAGATATCGGAGAAACAGTCATTCGATGTCATGAGGAGAAACTCCAGTTGCACTATCAG ACATTTGAGCTCCTGTGGCATCTTAGAAACCCGGCGTGTGAGTTTACCAACTCCTCCTTCAGCATCTTCCCAAATGGTGCCCAGCCGAAGCTTCATTAATTTAACAGCGCCCCTCATCATGAGGAGAATGGAGTATTCAGAGAGCCGGAGCATTAA CTACTCACCTGAGCAGATGTATGACGTTGTTGCCAATGTGGAGCAGTACCAGCAGTTTGTGCCATGGTGCAAGAAGTCAAAGGTCACGAGGGGCCGAAATGGCGACATGCGAGCTCAGCTTGAAATCGGGTTCCCTCCAATTGTGGAAAGATACACCTCTGAGGTCACCGTCATCCCCAACCACCAAGTCCGG GCGGTGTGTACAGACGGTTCTCTCTTCAATCACCTCGAGACACTGTGGCGATTCACTCCTGGAGCTGCAGGACAGTCTTGCAATGTGGAGTTCTTT GTGACGTTTGAGTTCAAATCTCTACTCCACTCGCAACTGGCTACAATGTTTTTCGACGAGGTGGTCAAACAGATGGTCAACGCTTTTGAGACGCGAGCAAAGAAACTGTACGGCACTGGCGTCCATCGACAGCAGGCATCACTCAGAAGAGCGATCTGA
- the hsd17b1 gene encoding 17-beta-hydroxysteroid dehydrogenase type 1 (The RefSeq protein has 1 substitution compared to this genomic sequence): MEQKVVLITGCSSGIGLSLAVHLASNPAKAYKVYATMRNLDKKQRLLESVRGLHKDTLDILQMDVTDQQSILDAQRNVSEGRIDILVCNAGVGLMGPLETHSLDTIRAILDVNLLGTIRTIQTFLPDMKKKRHGRILVTGSMGGLQGLPFNEVYCASKFAIEGACESLAILLQHFNIHISLIECGPVNTDFLMNLKRTEPGDKVLEVDAHTRSLYDQYLQHCQSVFQNAAQDTEDIIQVYLEAMEAQTPFLRYYTNRALLPMSSLKLTSMDGSQYIRAMSKLIFSSPGTDAQK; this comes from the exons ATGGAGCAGAAGGTTGTTCTCATCACTGGATGCTCTTCAGGGATTGGACTCAGCCTTGCTGTGCATCTCGCATCAAATCCAGCAAAAGCCTACAAAG TCTATGCTACTATGCGGAACTTGGACAAGAAGCAACGGCTGCTGGAGAGCGTCAGAGGACTGCATAAAGACACTCTGGACATCCTGCAAATGGATGTAACTGACCAGCAATCTATACTTGATGCTCAAAGAAATGTTACAGAGGGCAGAATTGACATACTGG TGTGTAATGCCGGTGTGGGTCTGATGGGTCCTCTGGAAACCCACTCGCTGGACACTATAAGAGCCATCCTGGACGTCAATCTGCTGGGCACCATCCGCACCATACAGACCTTCCTACCAGACATGAAGAAAAAGAGACACGGCAGAATCCTGGTCACCGGCAGCATGGGAGGACTGCAGG GTTTGCCATTCAACGAGGTCTACTGTGCTAGTAAATTTGCAATAGAGGGCGCTTGTGAGAGCCTGGCTATTCTGCTCCAGCACTTCAACATTCA TATAAGCCTGATTGAATGTGGCCCGGTCAACACTGACTTCCTGATGAACCTGAAGAGGACAGAGCCTGGAGACAAGGTGCTGGAGGTGGACGCACACACACGCAGCCTGTATGACCAATACCTGCAGCACTGCCAGTCTGTGTTCCAGAACGCTGCGCAGGACACTGAAGACATCATTCAG GTGTATCTGGAGGCGATGGAAGCGCAGACTCCATTCCTCAGATATTACACCAACAGAGCGCTGTTACCCATGAGCAGCCTGAAACTCACCTCCATGGACGGCTCTCAGTACATCAGAGCAATGAGCAAACTCATCTTCTCTTCTCCCGGTACAGATGCACAGAAATGA